In a genomic window of Methanosarcina horonobensis HB-1 = JCM 15518:
- the moaA gene encoding GTP 3',8-cyclase MoaA, with translation MKDNNSGKSSLLREEKEEKILVDPYGRKVTGLRISITDRCNLSCMYCHNEGADCCSCGPVGHEMSPELICGIVREAAKFGVSKIKFSGGEPLFRKDFEDILACLPPLKEVSATTNGIMLEKRAKTLKAAGLDRVNVSLDTLNSEKYGKITGAPPGTLEKVIKGIDSAVEAGLTPVKLNMVLLKGINDNEIDDMMDFTRPYKGKVILQLIELMNIAPELSKYTIDSKALEKSLEERASEVRVRHLHHRKKYIINGVEVEFVRPMDNSEFCANCSRLRITADGKLKPCLLVHDNLVDAREAKTPEEIEKLLRLAVSRRRPYYTPIIGIEELEKKRRQEKYIKRSKNKATEK, from the coding sequence ATGAAGGACAACAATTCAGGGAAAAGTTCCCTGCTTAGGGAAGAAAAAGAAGAAAAAATCCTGGTTGACCCTTACGGGCGAAAGGTAACCGGGCTTCGGATATCCATTACTGACAGGTGTAACCTTTCCTGCATGTACTGTCACAACGAGGGGGCAGACTGCTGTTCCTGTGGCCCAGTCGGGCACGAGATGAGCCCGGAACTGATCTGTGGAATTGTTCGGGAAGCAGCGAAATTCGGAGTGAGTAAGATAAAATTTTCCGGAGGAGAACCGCTTTTCAGGAAAGACTTTGAAGATATCCTTGCCTGTCTCCCACCTCTAAAAGAAGTTTCTGCAACTACAAACGGTATTATGCTCGAAAAGCGTGCAAAGACCCTTAAAGCTGCGGGGCTGGACAGGGTAAACGTGAGCCTGGATACTCTTAATTCCGAGAAGTACGGCAAGATTACAGGAGCTCCGCCGGGCACGCTTGAGAAAGTTATCAAAGGAATCGACAGTGCAGTTGAAGCCGGATTGACTCCCGTAAAGCTCAATATGGTGCTCCTGAAAGGCATAAACGACAACGAAATCGATGACATGATGGATTTCACCCGTCCTTATAAAGGAAAAGTCATCCTGCAGCTTATAGAGCTCATGAACATTGCTCCTGAGCTTTCAAAATATACCATTGACTCAAAAGCCCTTGAAAAAAGCCTTGAAGAAAGAGCTAGCGAGGTCAGAGTCAGGCACCTGCATCACAGAAAAAAGTACATTATCAATGGCGTGGAAGTGGAGTTTGTGCGGCCAATGGACAATTCTGAGTTCTGTGCTAACTGCAGCAGGCTCAGAATCACAGCCGATGGAAAGCTTAAGCCCTGCCTGCTTGTACACGATAACCTTGTTGATGCAAGAGAAGCAAAGACCCCCGAAGAGATCGAAAAACTTCTCAGGCTCGCAGTAAGTCGGAGGAGACCTTACTATACTCCAATTATAGGAATTGAAGAATTAGAAAAGAAAAGGAGGCAGGAAAAGTATATAAAAAGAAGTAAAAATAAAGCAACTGAGAAATAG
- the surE gene encoding 5'/3'-nucleotidase SurE encodes MGKLMVPKILVTNDDGVYSTGLKAAFDSVSDLGEVTISAPAVQQSGVGRSISIFEPLRITKTDVGGIPAYSVGGTPTDSVILGIFTILKEMPDLVLSGFNIGENISTDTITTSGTIGGALEAASYGVPAIAASMQVLDEGQKFDDPRDYHRERFEAGIKVVNRIARNVLRHGMPENVDLLNINIPYHAEEDTPVEITRLARKVFKTDVEERRDPRGRPYYWIAGDLIREEEEGTDVHAIMQKGHVSITPISLDSTARIEFSDIEKYL; translated from the coding sequence ATGGGAAAGCTGATGGTCCCAAAAATTCTTGTTACAAATGATGACGGTGTTTACTCTACAGGCCTGAAAGCCGCCTTTGACAGCGTTTCGGATCTTGGGGAAGTTACAATTTCGGCTCCTGCTGTCCAGCAGAGTGGAGTAGGGCGTTCGATTTCTATCTTTGAGCCCCTCCGGATCACAAAGACTGATGTAGGGGGCATACCTGCTTATTCGGTGGGTGGCACTCCCACGGACTCCGTAATTCTTGGCATTTTCACAATTCTCAAGGAAATGCCTGACCTGGTGCTCTCGGGATTTAATATTGGAGAAAACATAAGCACGGATACGATCACTACCTCAGGGACCATCGGAGGAGCCCTTGAAGCTGCAAGCTATGGAGTTCCGGCAATTGCCGCTTCCATGCAGGTGCTTGATGAGGGACAGAAATTCGATGACCCCAGGGATTATCATAGAGAGCGCTTCGAAGCAGGGATAAAAGTAGTTAACAGAATTGCCCGAAACGTGCTGAGGCATGGCATGCCGGAAAATGTGGATCTCCTGAATATCAACATTCCTTACCATGCCGAAGAGGACACCCCGGTAGAAATAACCCGCCTTGCCCGGAAGGTCTTTAAAACCGACGTTGAAGAACGTCGCGATCCCAGGGGCAGGCCTTATTACTGGATTGCAGGTGATCTTATCCGCGAAGAAGAAGAAGGGACCGACGTGCACGCTATTATGCAGAAGGGGCATGTATCAATAACTCCGATCTCCCTTGATTCAACTGCAAGAATCGAGTTTTCTGATATCGAAAAATACCTTTGA
- a CDS encoding acetate uptake transporter, with the protein MVEAQEVITHVHVRDRTANPSPLGFTGLGLSAVLLSLSYIGLYPVDSMIVSMAIFLGGFAQVFAGIMAWKKGSVFGGTAFCAFGLFWFSLAGLILMPSLGWIEGPEPLSLAAYLFLWGVYTFVMLIATLKLGSKAIMFVFVTLFLLFMLLAVVNATGNTGLLVIAGYVGLILGLSALYTGLAEVLNDAYGRTVVPI; encoded by the coding sequence ATGGTAGAAGCACAGGAAGTAATAACACATGTACACGTAAGAGACAGGACTGCAAACCCTTCACCATTGGGATTTACCGGCCTCGGCCTTTCGGCAGTCCTCCTTAGCCTCAGCTATATAGGACTTTACCCTGTGGACTCAATGATTGTATCCATGGCAATTTTTCTTGGAGGTTTTGCTCAGGTCTTTGCAGGCATTATGGCATGGAAGAAGGGAAGTGTTTTCGGAGGCACGGCATTCTGTGCGTTCGGGCTTTTCTGGTTCTCCCTTGCAGGATTGATACTTATGCCTTCACTTGGGTGGATTGAAGGTCCTGAGCCTTTATCACTTGCAGCCTACCTCTTCCTCTGGGGAGTTTACACCTTCGTTATGCTGATAGCAACTCTGAAGCTGGGCAGTAAAGCTATAATGTTTGTATTTGTGACCCTTTTCCTGCTGTTTATGCTGCTGGCTGTTGTAAACGCCACAGGAAACACAGGCCTGCTCGTCATAGCTGGTTATGTAGGGCTTATCTTGGGTCTTTCAGCCCTATATACCGGCCTTGCTGAAGTGCTTAATGATGCATACGGAAGGACAGTCGTTCCTATCTGA
- a CDS encoding nucleotidyltransferase family protein, translated as MDAISTLKENEKLIRQKFGVKKIGLFGSFARGEEKEDSVVTSTYS; from the coding sequence ATGGATGCTATCTCGACTTTGAAGGAGAACGAGAAACTTATCCGCCAAAAATTTGGGGTCAAAAAAATCGGCCTTTTCGGATCTTTTGCGAGAGGAGAAGAAAAAGAAGATAGTGTAGTGACCTCGACGTACTCGTAG
- a CDS encoding CPBP family intramembrane glutamic endopeptidase, giving the protein MKNEISGRPFSLKVYLLIIIALSWPFQIAYPFLGEAFKPLLLVSMIMVGVGTYIAGKFVFRDGFENAGWQWGKPRHYLYAFGLALFLWAFPRVIEQLLGIYEAPQDVSTTTILAEFLFSFTITLIPAFGEEFGWRGYLLPRLFARYTTRYALLLHGFITWVWHLPVIVVMGTQIAGNPLVSVSLVMLVSLIPTVMHAVVFAYIWSSTQSLAVSTVYHAAFDEVRDSIEGTAGLGPLSQNWQMLILTILGIALLWKAKWKKTANTSL; this is encoded by the coding sequence ATGAAAAACGAAATTTCTGGTCGCCCTTTTTCGCTAAAAGTCTATTTGCTAATTATCATTGCACTTTCATGGCCTTTTCAGATTGCCTACCCATTTTTAGGAGAAGCTTTTAAGCCCCTCCTTTTAGTATCAATGATCATGGTTGGTGTCGGCACTTATATTGCCGGCAAGTTTGTGTTCAGGGATGGGTTTGAAAATGCCGGCTGGCAATGGGGCAAACCCAGGCATTATTTATACGCTTTTGGACTTGCGTTATTTTTATGGGCTTTCCCGAGAGTTATTGAACAGCTACTGGGAATTTATGAAGCTCCTCAAGACGTAAGCACCACAACCATTCTGGCTGAGTTTTTATTTAGTTTTACAATCACACTCATTCCGGCTTTTGGGGAAGAATTCGGTTGGCGTGGATATTTATTGCCTCGTTTATTCGCCCGATACACGACCCGCTATGCACTGCTTCTGCACGGCTTTATCACCTGGGTCTGGCACCTGCCAGTTATAGTTGTAATGGGAACGCAGATAGCCGGCAATCCTCTTGTTTCAGTATCGCTTGTTATGCTTGTCAGTTTGATACCGACAGTTATGCATGCAGTTGTATTTGCCTACATCTGGTCAAGCACGCAAAGTTTAGCCGTATCGACCGTTTACCATGCCGCATTTGATGAAGTTCGTGATTCCATTGAAGGGACGGCTGGTTTAGGTCCGCTTTCACAAAACTGGCAAATGCTAATTCTTACTATTTTAGGAATTGCGCTATTATGGAAAGCAAAATGGAAAAAAACAGCTAACACTTCGTTATAA
- a CDS encoding HI0074 family nucleotidyltransferase substrate-binding subunit, which translates to MVPGQGEIIVKRFEYLFDIFWKFIKDYLRVREGIECTSPKSCFREAFKAGILSEEETVKTLEMTDDRNLSTHTYDEEAVEEIYQQIKDYWYLMDKVCRRIVERAET; encoded by the coding sequence TTGGTTCCAGGGCAAGGGGAGATTATAGTTAAGAGATTTGAATATTTATTTGACATTTTCTGGAAGTTTATCAAGGATTACCTTCGAGTTAGGGAGGGTATCGAGTGTACTTCTCCAAAGTCATGTTTCAGAGAAGCATTCAAAGCAGGTATCCTTTCGGAAGAAGAGACAGTGAAAACTCTTGAAATGACCGATGATAGAAATCTCAGTACTCACACCTACGACGAAGAGGCTGTGGAGGAGATCTATCAACAGATAAAGGATTACTGGTATCTGATGGATAAAGTCTGTCGGCGGATTGTCGAAAGAGCGGAGACATAG
- the glyS gene encoding glycine--tRNA ligase: MDKYEKVFELAKRRGFLWNSFELYGGSRGFYDYGPLGSTLKRRIEQIWREFYVIQEGHMEIECPTIGIEEVFIASGHVGGFSDPLCECMNCKEAFRADHLVEDVTEAAGTLSAEDLTRVIRENEIRCPECGGEFGEAYEFNLMFKTTIGPGTGRQGYLRPETAQGMFVDFQRLSRFYRDKLPFGAVQIGKSYRNEIAPRQGVIRLREFTQAECEIFVDPRNKKHPNFERFADKELVLYSQEAQKKGESIRMTVREAVKSGIIAHEVLGYNIALTNEFLTKVGMDPAKLRFRQHLTDEMAHYAIDCWDAEIETERFGWVEIVGIADRTDYDLKAHARVSKTDLYVYVEYDEPKMVTRFVVKPNMAKLGPLFKGKAKAVADALKQLSEEELSKDQIKVTVDGEELTVSSDVVDFAEETVKVSGENVIPHVIEPSYGIDRIFYGVMEHAFDEENVAQKAAESGLKGAEAAEGVEKAEKRPEAVKDESEVEGEEEARLVMHFSSAVAPVQVAVLPLLTRKELADPAKEIVAKLREKNLLVNYDDSGTIGRRYRRNDEIGTPYSVTVDYDTLQDGTVTIRDRDSMRQIRAPIDGIENVLYELIYRGRNFESAGKPFNF; this comes from the coding sequence ATGGATAAATACGAAAAAGTATTCGAGCTGGCAAAGCGCCGCGGCTTTTTGTGGAACTCATTTGAGCTGTATGGCGGAAGCCGCGGATTTTATGATTACGGACCTCTCGGGAGCACGCTGAAGAGGCGCATAGAGCAGATCTGGAGAGAATTTTATGTTATCCAGGAAGGGCATATGGAGATCGAGTGCCCGACCATAGGGATTGAAGAAGTCTTTATCGCATCCGGGCACGTTGGAGGCTTTTCTGACCCACTTTGTGAGTGTATGAACTGTAAAGAAGCTTTCCGAGCTGACCACCTTGTAGAAGATGTAACTGAAGCTGCAGGGACACTGAGCGCAGAAGACCTTACCAGGGTCATAAGGGAAAACGAAATCAGATGCCCAGAGTGCGGTGGAGAATTCGGGGAAGCCTACGAGTTTAACCTGATGTTCAAGACCACAATCGGGCCAGGGACCGGAAGGCAGGGGTACCTCAGGCCTGAAACGGCTCAGGGGATGTTTGTGGACTTCCAGAGGCTGTCCAGGTTCTACAGGGATAAGCTGCCTTTCGGGGCTGTGCAGATAGGCAAGTCTTACAGAAACGAGATTGCACCAAGGCAGGGTGTAATCAGGCTCAGGGAGTTCACGCAGGCCGAATGTGAGATCTTTGTTGACCCGAGGAACAAGAAACACCCCAATTTCGAGCGCTTTGCAGATAAGGAACTTGTTCTCTATTCACAGGAGGCACAGAAAAAAGGCGAATCTATCAGGATGACTGTACGGGAAGCTGTGAAGAGCGGAATCATTGCCCATGAGGTCCTGGGCTACAATATTGCACTTACCAATGAGTTCCTGACAAAAGTAGGGATGGATCCTGCAAAACTCAGGTTCAGGCAGCACCTGACAGATGAAATGGCACATTATGCAATTGACTGCTGGGACGCAGAGATCGAAACAGAGCGCTTCGGCTGGGTTGAAATCGTGGGAATTGCCGACAGGACGGACTACGACCTCAAAGCCCATGCAAGAGTCAGTAAAACTGACCTTTACGTTTACGTTGAGTATGACGAGCCTAAAATGGTGACCCGCTTTGTTGTAAAGCCGAACATGGCCAAACTTGGTCCCCTCTTCAAGGGCAAAGCAAAAGCCGTTGCAGATGCCTTGAAACAGCTTTCGGAAGAAGAGCTCTCAAAGGACCAGATCAAAGTCACCGTGGATGGAGAAGAACTGACTGTCAGCTCGGATGTAGTGGACTTTGCCGAAGAGACCGTAAAGGTCAGCGGGGAAAATGTTATCCCTCACGTTATTGAGCCTTCCTACGGAATAGACAGGATCTTCTACGGAGTCATGGAGCATGCCTTTGATGAAGAGAATGTTGCTCAGAAGGCAGCAGAGTCCGGACTTAAAGGTGCGGAAGCAGCAGAAGGCGTAGAAAAGGCAGAAAAAAGACCTGAAGCAGTAAAGGATGAAAGTGAAGTGGAAGGCGAAGAAGAAGCACGCCTTGTGATGCACTTCTCAAGTGCAGTCGCCCCTGTTCAGGTGGCAGTTCTCCCGCTCCTCACCAGGAAAGAGCTTGCAGACCCGGCAAAAGAGATAGTTGCAAAACTCAGGGAGAAGAACCTGCTTGTCAATTATGACGATTCAGGGACTATCGGGCGCCGCTACAGGAGAAATGACGAAATAGGGACTCCCTACTCAGTTACCGTTGACTATGACACTCTTCAGGACGGAACTGTTACAATCAGGGACAGGGACTCCATGCGCCAGATAAGAGCCCCAATCGACGGAATAGAAAACGTGCTCTATGAGTTGATCTACAGGGGCAGAAACTTCGAATCCGCAGGCAAGCCCTTTAATTTCTGA
- a CDS encoding DEAD/DEAH box helicase, which produces MSESLFPEKPVFMRHPLIKPDTVEQRLYQLNLAGKALEGPSLVVLPTGLGKTIIALFVIASRLQRFGGKALILSPTKPLVEQHAAFFKKVMALPEEEVLAFTGSISPAERERLWAQGKLIISTPQVIENDILTRRISLEDVSHITFDEAHRAVGNYAYTFIAEKYFESAKNPHILGITASPGSSDEKISEVCEALHVQNVAVKTEKDRDVRPYVQEKEIEWVQVNLPAEMAEIRGYLEKIFDDRLAIVRNLGFSAGSGKYVSKKDLLLLQKKLQGEIRIGGDPAIFSAMSVVAEMMKVNHAVEMVETQGLEALRKYLEKLDAEASSSSASKAAKRLMDDLYMRKTLYRVKECDVEHPKLALARRIVCEQLEGNPDSRVIVFTNYRDSAEMVVNALSEVSGIVPVRFVGQGSRHKDKGLTQKQQVEILDRFRAGEYNVLVATSVAEEGLDIPATDLVLFYEPVPSEIRSIQRKGRTGRQHKGRVTVLVTKGTRDEAYYWSSKSKEKRMLNSMHGLEAVLGPKTAKKSAELSDFEGLSFISDSKPDSKPGLQETESESRDEIESENWNEPGDNGSNNFAATRENGEERGENKEINLEKSSDRNGKKEEKEKTDANIKERQKTLVDFGTASGERSAEFLRIVIDHRETKSGVAKVLNRLGMELNFAALEIGDYVVSDRLAVERKRTDDFASSLIDGKRNLFAQLSDLSRVYEKPVLIIEGEDLFTSRQINPNAIYGSLVSIAIDFGVSILYSRDEEETASILKILAKREQTEEKREINPHGKKSASTLAEQQEYLISSISNIGPKAAKNLLSHFGSVDAVMRADTEELKKVKQIGPKTAARIKEVFESPYKG; this is translated from the coding sequence ATGAGCGAAAGTCTTTTTCCCGAGAAGCCGGTGTTCATGAGGCATCCGCTGATAAAGCCCGATACCGTTGAGCAGAGACTCTACCAGCTGAATCTGGCAGGAAAAGCCCTTGAAGGTCCAAGCCTTGTTGTTCTTCCTACTGGGCTCGGTAAGACTATTATAGCCCTTTTTGTGATTGCTTCCAGGCTCCAGCGCTTCGGGGGAAAAGCCCTTATTCTCTCCCCTACAAAACCCCTTGTTGAGCAGCATGCAGCTTTTTTTAAAAAGGTAATGGCTCTTCCTGAAGAAGAGGTTCTGGCTTTTACTGGCAGCATTTCTCCTGCAGAAAGGGAAAGGCTCTGGGCTCAGGGAAAATTGATAATATCTACTCCGCAGGTAATTGAAAACGATATTCTTACCAGGAGAATCAGCCTTGAGGACGTAAGCCATATCACTTTTGACGAAGCCCACAGGGCAGTCGGAAATTATGCATATACCTTTATTGCGGAAAAGTATTTTGAGAGCGCAAAAAATCCGCACATTCTCGGAATTACTGCAAGCCCGGGAAGTTCGGATGAGAAAATCTCAGAGGTCTGCGAAGCCCTGCATGTCCAGAATGTAGCCGTAAAAACCGAAAAAGACAGGGATGTTCGCCCTTATGTGCAGGAAAAAGAAATCGAATGGGTTCAGGTCAATCTTCCTGCGGAAATGGCAGAGATCCGGGGCTATCTGGAGAAGATTTTTGATGACAGGCTTGCGATTGTAAGAAATCTGGGTTTTTCCGCAGGCAGTGGAAAATATGTCTCCAAAAAAGACCTCCTGCTCCTCCAGAAGAAGCTTCAGGGAGAAATAAGAATAGGAGGGGATCCTGCAATCTTTTCTGCCATGTCCGTGGTCGCAGAAATGATGAAGGTGAACCATGCAGTGGAAATGGTGGAAACACAGGGGCTTGAGGCCCTGAGGAAGTACCTGGAGAAACTGGACGCTGAAGCCTCTTCCAGTAGTGCGAGCAAGGCTGCAAAAAGATTGATGGACGATCTCTATATGCGAAAAACCCTCTACAGGGTAAAAGAATGCGATGTCGAACACCCCAAACTTGCGCTTGCACGAAGAATAGTATGCGAGCAGCTTGAAGGAAACCCGGACTCGCGAGTAATTGTTTTTACGAATTACAGGGACAGCGCTGAAATGGTAGTTAATGCCCTTTCCGAAGTTTCCGGGATTGTTCCTGTCCGTTTTGTCGGGCAGGGTTCGCGCCATAAGGATAAAGGGCTTACACAAAAGCAGCAGGTTGAAATCCTGGACAGGTTCAGGGCCGGGGAATATAATGTCCTGGTAGCCACATCAGTTGCTGAGGAAGGACTTGATATCCCTGCCACAGACCTCGTCCTGTTTTATGAACCTGTTCCCTCGGAGATCCGGAGCATCCAGCGCAAAGGCAGGACAGGCAGGCAGCATAAGGGCAGGGTGACTGTTCTTGTGACAAAAGGCACCAGAGATGAGGCTTATTACTGGAGCAGCAAAAGCAAGGAAAAAAGGATGCTGAACAGTATGCACGGGCTTGAAGCTGTACTGGGTCCAAAAACTGCAAAGAAAAGTGCAGAACTTTCGGATTTTGAAGGCTTATCCTTTATTTCGGATTCAAAACCGGATTCAAAGCCAGGATTGCAGGAAACCGAAAGCGAAAGTAGAGATGAAATAGAAAGTGAGAATTGGAACGAACCTGGGGATAACGGCAGCAACAATTTTGCGGCTACGAGGGAAAACGGAGAAGAAAGAGGAGAAAATAAAGAGATAAACCTGGAAAAAAGTTCAGATAGAAATGGAAAGAAGGAAGAAAAAGAAAAAACTGATGCAAACATAAAAGAAAGGCAAAAAACCCTTGTGGATTTCGGAACCGCATCAGGAGAAAGATCAGCCGAATTCCTCAGAATAGTTATCGATCACAGGGAAACAAAAAGCGGAGTTGCAAAAGTTCTTAACAGACTCGGCATGGAACTCAACTTTGCAGCTCTCGAAATAGGGGACTATGTCGTAAGTGACCGTCTTGCAGTGGAAAGAAAGCGTACGGATGATTTTGCAAGTTCCCTGATAGACGGGAAACGAAACCTTTTTGCCCAGCTTTCTGATCTTTCCAGAGTCTATGAAAAACCTGTCCTGATAATTGAAGGGGAAGATCTTTTCACCTCCAGGCAGATTAACCCAAACGCTATTTATGGCTCTTTAGTTTCCATTGCTATTGACTTTGGAGTATCCATTCTGTACTCCCGGGATGAAGAAGAGACTGCTTCTATTTTAAAAATACTTGCAAAGCGGGAGCAGACAGAAGAGAAACGAGAAATCAATCCTCACGGGAAAAAATCTGCCAGCACCCTTGCAGAACAGCAGGAATATCTCATTTCTTCTATCTCTAATATCGGACCAAAAGCCGCTAAAAACCTCCTTTCGCATTTTGGCTCGGTAGATGCCGTTATGCGGGCTGATACAGAAGAGCTGAAGAAAGTAAAGCAAATAGGTCCAAAAACAGCAGCCAGGATTAAAGAAGTGTTCGAAAGCCCGTATAAAGGTTAA
- a CDS encoding Sjogren's syndrome/scleroderma autoantigen 1 family protein codes for MDSEKDKKVKRIARFLELGGTMLAEHCKVCGAPKFRYQGTVICPICDVREEEEEAPVPEPAAEVQAPETGPSTERDRPSFEPRKKVQTRRQKSRFGQRTSEAEEEERKALPFTKEESPETSYASYETEEAGRPVPEAQTVPAAVRSGHTEASRASTNQKDCEVLENLLFKKMINIAASMQDEKNPRSITEHLELIEKGIGLIERLNQM; via the coding sequence ATGGATTCTGAGAAAGACAAAAAAGTAAAGCGAATAGCCCGTTTCTTGGAGCTTGGGGGCACAATGCTCGCCGAGCACTGCAAAGTCTGCGGAGCCCCGAAGTTTCGTTACCAGGGCACGGTAATCTGCCCAATCTGTGATGTCAGGGAAGAAGAGGAAGAAGCTCCGGTTCCCGAACCTGCGGCAGAAGTCCAGGCTCCAGAAACCGGACCTTCTACTGAAAGAGACAGACCTTCTTTTGAACCCAGAAAGAAAGTACAGACACGCAGGCAGAAATCCCGGTTCGGGCAAAGAACATCGGAAGCTGAAGAGGAAGAAAGGAAAGCTCTTCCATTTACGAAAGAAGAATCTCCGGAGACCTCTTATGCCTCTTATGAAACAGAAGAGGCAGGAAGGCCAGTTCCTGAAGCTCAGACCGTACCTGCTGCAGTTCGTTCAGGACATACGGAAGCATCCAGGGCTTCTACCAATCAGAAGGACTGTGAAGTGCTGGAAAACCTTCTCTTTAAAAAGATGATCAATATTGCAGCTTCCATGCAGGATGAAAAGAACCCGCGTAGTATCACTGAGCATCTAGAGTTGATCGAAAAAGGGATTGGTCTGATAGAGCGGCTAAATCAAATGTAA
- a CDS encoding UPF0147 family protein has translation MSSNDSAEVIRQCLQVLDSITSDSSVPRNIRRSVNEIMDILNNESEPLFLRAASSISILEDISNDPNLPLHTRTLIWNLSSQLETIPVDE, from the coding sequence ATGTCATCAAATGATTCAGCAGAAGTTATCCGACAATGTCTTCAAGTTCTAGACAGCATAACAAGTGACTCTTCAGTTCCAAGAAATATCAGGCGTTCTGTGAATGAAATTATGGACATCCTGAACAACGAATCCGAACCTCTCTTCCTGAGAGCAGCATCAAGCATCTCCATTCTCGAAGATATAAGCAATGACCCAAACCTTCCTCTGCACACAAGGACTCTGATCTGGAATCTTTCAAGCCAGCTCGAAACAATTCCAGTAGATGAGTAA
- a CDS encoding translin family protein: MLEEISNRIRENLEVKDRIREEGLKISREIVRECRTASFALHGEDFEKAGNSIEAAGKALKKLKARFEGHADIYHAGFVEHAQQEYSEVTVLYSLLKDEGKTQNLPSPDELGVEYAAYLNGLGDVVGELRRHILDLIRGESFEKAEVFLGIMENIHAVLMDFDYPDAITGGLRRKTDVSRSLIEKTRGDVVNSIQQKKLELAMKSLESRL; the protein is encoded by the coding sequence ATGCTGGAAGAAATTTCTAACCGGATAAGGGAGAATCTTGAGGTCAAAGACAGGATCAGGGAAGAAGGACTGAAGATCTCAAGAGAAATTGTAAGGGAATGCAGGACAGCAAGTTTTGCCCTGCATGGGGAAGACTTTGAGAAAGCAGGTAACAGTATAGAAGCTGCTGGAAAAGCTTTAAAAAAGCTTAAGGCCCGATTTGAGGGGCATGCTGACATTTACCATGCAGGATTTGTAGAACATGCGCAACAAGAATACTCGGAAGTTACAGTCCTCTATAGCCTGCTGAAAGACGAAGGAAAAACTCAGAATCTCCCTTCTCCTGATGAGCTGGGAGTTGAGTATGCTGCTTACCTTAACGGGCTTGGCGATGTGGTAGGCGAGCTCAGAAGGCACATTCTTGACCTTATAAGGGGAGAGTCCTTTGAGAAAGCCGAAGTGTTTTTAGGGATCATGGAAAATATCCATGCAGTCCTGATGGACTTTGACTATCCCGATGCAATTACAGGCGGGCTCAGAAGAAAGACTGATGTGTCCCGCTCCTTGATAGAAAAAACGAGAGGCGATGTGGTAAACTCAATTCAGCAGAAAAAACTTGAGCTTGCGATGAAAAGTCTGGAATCCAGATTGTAA